In the genome of Xenopus laevis strain J_2021 chromosome 1S, Xenopus_laevis_v10.1, whole genome shotgun sequence, one region contains:
- the LOC121399086 gene encoding 4-hydroxyphenylpyruvate dioxygenase-like, producing the protein MYDFITLGSCWKIPLQQHRGTAQELLQSRHSSTCTCNDFWYQKPLLFYRFWSVDDKQLHTESSALHSIVVANYEETIKMPHQGRKSLRYRFPNYKNKAWSSCQCRPYKIKVAEDIDKLEELKILVDYDDKGYLLQIFTKPVQDRPTPFFEVIQRHNHQGFGAGNFKSLFQAIGADQAAQGNLTALTPNGDLEFLSEWKPMVNIYLFYMAKFSLKENYTP; encoded by the exons ATGTATGACTTCATCACCTTGGGCTCAtgctggaagataccattgcagcaGCACAGGGGTACAGCTCAAGAGTTACTACAGAGCAGACATAGTTCCACATGTACCTGCAATGATTTCTG GTACCAGAAACCTCTTTTATTTTATCGTTTTTGGTCTGTGGATGACAAGCAGCTTCACACGGAGTCCAGTGCCCTTCATTCTATTGTGGTCGCCAATTACGAGGAGACTATCAAAATGCCGCATCAGGGAAGAAAAAGTCTCAGATACAG GTTTCCAAATTACAAGAACAAGGCATGGAGTTCATGTCAGTGCCGTCCCTACAAGATCAAAGTTGCTGAAGATATTGACAAGTTGGAG GAATTAAAGATTTTGGTGGATTACGATGACAAAGGCTATCTGCTGCAGATCTTTACAAAACCAGTTCAGGACAGGCCGACTCCATTTTTTGAAGTCATCCAACGCCATAATCACCAG GGTTTTGGAGCTGGGAATTTTAAATCCTTATTTCAAGCCATAGGAGCGGACCAGGCTGCACAAGGAAACCTCACAGCTCTGACACCAAATGGAGATCTGGAATTTCTGTCGGAATGGAAGCCAATGGTTAACATTTACTTATTCTATATGGCAaaattctctttaaaggaaaactataccccctaa